The following proteins are encoded in a genomic region of Jaculus jaculus isolate mJacJac1 chromosome 13, mJacJac1.mat.Y.cur, whole genome shotgun sequence:
- the Smim33 gene encoding small integral membrane protein 33: MSTSPSLVPQDGYYALPSPAVNRSLEQEPQRQLPGMLGEAWEPPRGDGLPLLSVIIAAFVLLAVCIVVAVHFGPKLHQGHATLLTEPPAPKPEDGVYLIHWRPLGPQDSHKETQQGSPVHGSGPAPDGPRPSIEEVTYL; this comes from the coding sequence TGTCAACCTCTCCATCTCTCGTCCCCCAGGATGGCTACTACGCCCTGCCTTCTCCAGCTGTGAACCGCTCACTGGAGCAGGAGCCCCAAAGGCAGCTTCCGGGGATGCTAGGGGAGGCCTGGGAGCCCCCTCGAGGGGATGGGCTGCCACTGCTCTCTGTCATCATAGCTGCCTTCGTGCTGCTGGCCGTCTGCATTGTGGTGGCAGTACACTTTGGGCCCAAGCTGCACCAGGGCCATGCCACTCTTCTCACAGAGCCACCAGCTCCGAAGCCAGAAGATGGTGTTTACCTCATTCACTGGAGGCCGCTGGGCCCCCAGGACAGTCACAAAGAAACCCAGCAGGGATCTCCTGTCCACGGCTCTGGCCCGGCACCAGATGGGCCCAGGCCCAGTATTGAGGAAGTCACATATCTCTAG